The segment atgggtagcgatgcttcgtgggcaaccgttgttgatgtgtgcagagggtccctggttcgcgcccgtgtcggggcgaggggacgacgtaaagttacatctgttacattggtgccgtgacccggatcactggttgctgcggaaaaggaggaggttgaaaggggggtgagtgtaacggatgtgaaatggctagctagttagcgggtacgcgctagtagcatttcaatcagttacgtcacttgctctgagactttaagtagggttgccccttgctctgcaagggccgcggcctttgtggagcgatgggtagcgatgcttcgtgggcaaccgttgttgatgtgtgcagaaggtccctggttcgcgcccgtgtcggggcgacgacgtaaagttacatctgctacattggtgccgtgacccggatcactggttgctgcggaaaaggaggaggttgaaaggggggtgagtgtaacggatgtgaaatggctagctagttagcgggtacgcgctagtagcattttaatcagttacgtcacttgctctgagactttaagtagggttgccccttgctctgcaagggccgcggcttatgtggagcgatgggtaacgacgcttcgtgggcgaccgttgttgatgtgtgcagaaggtccctggttcgcgcccgtgtcggggcgaggggacgacgtaaagttacatctgttacaCTAGTGGTCATGGAACTAGTGGTCATGGAACTAGTGGTCATGGAACTAATGGTCATGGAACTAGTGGTCATTGAACTAGTGGTCATTGAACTAATGGTCATTGAACTAATGGTCATTGAACTAATGGTCATTGAACTAATGGTCATGGAACTAATGGTCATTGAACTAATGGTCATGGAACTAATGGTCATGGAACTAGTGGTCATTGAACTAGTGGTCATTGAACTAATGGTCATTGAACTAGTGGTCATGGAACTAGTGGTCATGGAACTAGTGGTCATGGAACTAGTGGTCATTGAACTAGTGGTCATTGAACTAGTGGTCATGGAACTAGTGGTCATTGAACTAGTGGTCATTGAACTAGTGGTCATGGAACTAGTGGTCATTGAACTAGTGGTCATTGAACTAATGGTCATGGAACTAGTGGTCATTGAACTAGTGGTCATGGAACTAGTGGTCATGGAACTAGTGGTCATGGAACTAGTGGTCATGGAACTAGTGGTCATTGAGACCGAGAGAAACGTCACGACTTTCCTTGGTTAATGAAAGTCAAACCACAACATCTAAAAAGGAAAAGGCCTACTGGTCAGAAATGGCTCCTTGATTTGGATTAAATCATTTCACAAATGTGTTTATTGATGGACAAAATGAAAAGTGGAAGATTCATTATAAATGGTCTGTTTTGTTGATAACTTCTGTGTGCATCAAAATACATCAAAACTTCTATTTGTCCTTGAATCAGCAGAAAGTTTTTGGTCTCTGGTACCGTTGGCATATTTACCAGtctgctccccctctccttcctagAAGGCCTGAAATCATGAGTCAGATGTTATTTTAGAACGACCTGTTCTTTCAGAGCCTCAACATGTCAGGGCATGTTATAAAGCCTTATAACCTCCAATAAGTGTTATTAATCCTTTATAACTTCTAATTAGTACAAATGGAATGACAAAGGCCTCTAACACACATTTGGATTTAGCCTTAAGTGATTAAAGTCAAGTTATCCACTTGCTTCAATGAATTAGGATGAGTATAGAATTTGTAAAGTAATTGACATTGTGATCAGATTTACTTGATGGGTCTCTGGCGACTGGAAATCATTTCTATAATACTAAATCTTACATGATGCCGTCTCATCAGTCTCACAACAAGTCTCTCACCGGCTTCATTGACTTTGCAAATGAGCAGGATAGGCTAACGTTGAAGAGTTATAAATAGCCACGTAACCATTCAGTTCCAGTTTATACTGAAAGGGGAAGCCGTctctcaaatggcatcctattccctttatagggtaCTACTTCCCCATGGGGCTcttgtcaaaggtagtgcactatatagggagtagggtggcatttgggactgaAGTTCTGTGCTACCACAGATATGTCCCTTGTTATTTGGCTCATGTGTTTTTGTTGGCCTCCGGTGGTTGGGTGTGTACACACTAGACTGAGCCACAATGGCAGGCCTGTGAACGTAGAGAGGCTGAGCAGACAGCAGAACACACCGAGGCCTCTCTCTGAGACCAGGGAACTGCCTGTACCTTGTAGCACAGTCCCCACCTAGATTTTTCTCGTCCACACCACCTCCCATCGCAGGTTCGTATTCACTAGATGCCAAACattagaaaacagactgaaacaggtaaGGAATAACTTAACTTGTCCAGTAAGAAACGCCTGTTTTGgttttctgttgaaaaacgtttttgctacagtgtgcactaatgaatatgacccaacTCTTATTCCAGCCCTGTATGATACCATGTTGACTAACTTGTAAAGGGCAagcccatgtgtaactctgtgttgttgtatgtgtcgaattgctatgctttatcttggccaggtcgcagttgcaaatgagaacttgttatcaactagcctacctggttaaaaattaaaagctgtaTGTACTCCTGTTTCTCAGGACTGTCCCAGCAGCAATCAGAGTGTTCAACAAAGAATGTGACTTAGTCATTTTCCCATGAAACAATCTGTACTTAGAAAGTATTTGAGATATGCATTACTTTTCACTTCAGTAACCGTTGACATAAATAGGTTGTGAGCAGCACTATGAAAACAGAGTCCTTTTCTCTACCACAATGAGTGGTAGCCCTACCTAACCTCCATTCATACAGCTGTCAATGGGCCTCTCAATGCTCTGTGGCAGGTTCAGGTAACTTCCCCAAGCTTCCTAAATGAGACAAAAACTatcaataaaatacaatttattgAAGATCACAGTATGAAAAAAGAAAATCATTAAATAATGCAAAAGTATCTtcagcatttggaaattgttaaAGAGCAAGTTGTCCTCTGTTTGATCGTACCGGCAAAAATACTGAAATATAAGACAGCATCTTGAGTAATGCAAAAACAATGTAAATACTGAGCTCCCACATCTTCCAATACACTATACATTCCACTTCTTTAGCAGTGTATTATCATCGTCATCATTATCTTACAAAACATGATCATTAGTGTCCCCTGCCAGAACTATCTCCCTTTATCTCACTGTTTGGCCAGTTCCCCTTTCACTCAACAATCACATTCCAACTATAGAATTCTAGTTCTATGATTCCAACCTCTAGTTCTATGATTCCAACCTCTAGTTCTATGATTCCAACCTCTAGTTCTATGATTCCAACCTCTAGTTCTATGATTCCAACCTCTAGTTCTATGATTCCAACCTCTAGTTCTATGATTCCAACCTCTAGTTCTATGATTCCAACCTCTAGTTCTATGATTCCAACCTCTAGTTATATGATTCCAACCTCTAGTTCTATGATTCCAACCTCTAGTTCTATGATTCCAACCTCTAGTTCTATGATTCCAACCTCTAGTTCTATGATTCCAACCTCTAGTTCTATGATTCCAACCTCTAGTTCTATGATTCCAGCCTCTAGTTCTATGATTCCAACCTCTAGTTCTATGATTCCAACCTGGCCCTTCCCTCAAACAGACCTAGGGAACCAGTGAGTTGTCGAGCAACCAATGAGAGCAGCAGCCTCTATGGATTGGCACTCCGGTGGGCCTATCATGGCCTCTGGACCAGCTTGCTTTTGCCCTCCTCCTGCTCTGCCAGCTTGAAGTGGGTGTAGGAGAGGATGCCAGTGAGGGTACAGAGGATGCCCAGGCCCTGGTTTAGAGACAGGGGGTCCTGGAAGAGAACATAGCCCCCCAACAGGGTGATGCAGAACTTGAAGTGGCCAAACATGTTGTAGCTGTAGGAGTTCACGGttaaggtcaaataaaaaaaagagCACACAGTGAATTTGAAATTTATCACATACACACCTTTGTAATATTGACCCCAGAGTTATACTAGTTGTCATGGTGATTCCTCATATCATATCTCCGCCTCCTTATCAACaatattggaggagaaggtcaaagGTCCCTCCACTCTGACATTATTCTTCAATGagttttgagaaggagagaggatgtgaggaatCGAGGACAGATTAATTGACTATTGGTACTATTGGTTGACCCTTGCCCTCCAGCCAGAACAAAAGGATACGTAACAGCAGAGGTGTTCCCTATGATCCAGTAGATTGACAGGTTGACTAGGAAGGCAATGAGGCCAGATAGCATCACCATGGCCTGAAGGGAGAGATACAACATGTTAGCATCACCATGGCCTGAAGGTAGATATACAACATGTTAGCATCACCATGGTCTGAAGGGAGAGATACAACATGTTAGCATCACCATGGCCTGAAGGGAGAGATACAACATGTTAGCATTACCATGGCCTGAAGGGAGAGATACAACATGTTAGCATCACCATGGTCTGAAGATAGATACACAACATGTTAGCATCACCATGGTCTGAAGATAGATACACAACATGTTAGCATCACCATGGCCTGAAGGGAGAGATACAACATGTTAGCATCACCATGGTCTGAAGATAGATACACAACATGTTAGCATCACCATGGTCTGAAGATAGATACACAACATGTTAGCATCACCATggcctgaaggtagagatacaacatgttagCATCACCATGGTCTGAAGATAGATACACAACATGTTAGCATCACCATggtctgaaggtagagatacaacatgttagCATCACCATGGTCTGAAGatagagatacaacatgttagCATCACCATGGTCTGAAGatagagatacaacatgttagcatcaccatggtctgaaggtagagatacaacatgttagCATCACCATGGTCTGAAGGTAGATACACAACATGTTAGCATCACCATGGTCTGAAGATAGATACACAACATGTTAGCATCACCATGGTCTGAAGGGAGAGATACAACATGTTAGCATCACCATGGTCTGAAGGGAGAGATACAACATGTTAGCATCACCATGGTCTGAAGATAGATACACAACATGTTAGCATCACCATggtctgaaggtagagatacaacatgttagcatcaccatggtctgaaggtagagatacaacatgttagCATCACCATGGCCTGAAGGTAGATACACAACATGTTAGCATCACCATggtctgaaggtagagatacaacatgttagCATCACCATGGTCTGAAGGGAGAGATACAGCATGTTAGCATCACCATGGCCTGAAGATAGATACACAACATGTTAGCATCACCATggtctgaaggtagagatacaacatgttagCATCACCATGGCCTGAAGGTAGATACACAACATGTTAGCATCACCATGGTCTGAAGATAGATACACAACATGTTAGCATCACCATggtctgaaggtagagatacaacatgttagCATCACCATGGCCTGAAGGTAGATACACAACATGTTAGCATCACCATGGTCTGAAGATAGATACACAACATGTTAGCATCACCATGGCCTGAAGGTAGATACACAACATGTTAGCATCACCATGGTCTGAAGGTAGATACACAACATGTTAGCATCACCATGGTCTGAAGATAGATACACAACATGTTAGCATCACCATGGCCTGAAGGTAGATACACAACATGTTAGCATCACAATGGTCTGAAGGGAGAGATACAGCATGTTAGCATCACCATGGCCTGAAGGGAGAGATACAACATGTTAGCATCACCATggcctgaaggtagagatacaacatgttagCATTACCATggtctgaaggtagagatacaacatgttagCATCACCATGGCCTGAAGGTAGATACACAACATGTTAGCATCACCATGGTCTGAAGGTAGATACACAACATGTTAGCATCACCATggcctgaaggtagagatacaacatgttagCATCACCATGGTCTGAAGGGAGAGATACAACATGTTAGCATCACCATggtctgaaggtagagatacaacatgttagCATCACCATGGTCTGAAGGGAGAGATACAACATGTTAGCATCACCATGGTCTGAAGGGAGAGATACAACATGTTAGCATCACCATGGTCTGAAGatagagatacaacatgttagCATCACCATGGTCTGAAGATAGATACACAACATGTTAGCATCACCATAGCCTGAAGGTAACAACAGCACAGTAGCATGTTAGCAGAATTAGCAACACCAGTACCACTGTTTGTTATTACTTGTCTATCTCCAGGGGGTGGAAGTGGAGGCTTGTCGACCTTAGGGGTCAGAACAATGGTGTTGAAGTGAGCTCCGAGTGGCAGGTTTGGTTGCTGGGCGGACTACAGGCCACACACAGCTGAACATGCTTCGACATGTTCGTAGAGGACTAGTGCTTGTGTGCCTTCAGTGACTCATCTTATATGAGTAATCCATCACAGGATGTAGTCTCTCACTCATTCTCAAGACAAACTGAAAGTATGAAACACCTCTCTCAAAATAATTTACATAAACAAAATAGACTATTTGAATATTTAGGCTAAGCCAGGAATTCCCCCAAagtcccgccccccccccccttctaaccTTGCATGCAAAAGAGCTGATCGTTTCTTTGGCCCATCTGCTTAGGCCTGGTCTTAAAGTCTCTTACCCCAGTCATGCAGTATGAGATAGGTAGTGGGATTACAACTTCCCCATCCCTGAACCAACCAAGGCCATGGCATTCATAGAGTTCTGAACAGACTCACAATGCTGAGTTCTTCCAAAAGTATGTTTCCCTGTGCGTCTCAGAGAGCGAGAGGAAACTGTAGAATAACTCTGTGACAGAGTCAACGCTGAGATCTGATTAGGTGTACTATCCATTAGCTAACTGATTGGtgatccccccctcccccccctctgtctcttacCAGTGCTGGGAAGGACCAGGGTCCGAAGATGCCCCCCTCCCCAGAGAGAGGTTCGAAGAAGGGcacgagggagaggaggaaggcagaGGACATGGGGGCCTGGTAGTAGAGTAGCTGCATGGAGTTGACCTGGAGCTCATGCTGTTTCACACCTACCCACTGAgatagagggaggtgggggggagagagggagggaggtggggagagagagggaggtgaggagggaggtagggagggaggtggggggagagagagaggtggggagggggagagggagagaggtgggggggagagggagggaggtggggagggagagggagggagttggggagggaggtagggggaggtggggggagagagggagggaggtggagagggagggaggtggggaggaggaaggtggggggaagagcgggagggaggtggggagggaggggagggaggaaggtgggggggagagagatatgtATTATCAATCAATAATGAGGCCTGAGATAATAGTACAATCACCCTTGATAATAAGAAGTATGAATAAGGCAAGAAAGTCCACTAACATGTTCTAGTCTGTCTGCATCCCaactagcaccctattccctttctagtgcactactttagaccagggccattagggaatagggtgccatttggaagacAACCGGTTCACCCATAGACTGTAGTGTTCACCAGGTCCAAGTGCACTTCAAAGCATCACTACTTACCACCTGATAGAGGGAGGTGACGAACACTCCTAGTGTGGCAAAGACCATCCCCAGGAGGTTGAATCTCACATCATAGTAGGAGTTGAGGATCACACCTAACGTTATGGGCAcctagtagacagacacacatcaccTAACGTTATGGGCACCTAGTAGAGACACACATCACCTAACGTTATGGGTAcctagtagacagacacacaggaacacacatcaGGTAAATAGTGTTACTGTAACCATAAAAATACATTATAAAAAGTTAGGATTAGGCATTAGGATGGTTagaaaacaaaaataacatttaaaaaaacctttattttaactaggcaaatcagttaagaacaaattcttatttacaaatacGGCCTACTCCGGAcgatgctgagccaattgtgcgccgcactatgggactctcaatcaagGCCGGATGTCATACAGCCTggatagcactgagatgcagtgccttagaccgctgcgccactcgggagccctggttaaagggatacttcaggattttgtcaATGAtgtcctttatctacttccccagagtcagatgaactagtGGATAACATTTATGTCCAATGCGTGCAGTTTGatggaagttgctaactagcgttagcacaatgactagaGGTCTATGgatatctgctagcatgctagtacaGGGACTGGAAGTATGGTAACTGCTAGCAGATAGcataatgactggaagtctatggataTCTGCTCGTGAAAGTACCTCTaacgtccttcatactggacagagAGATTTTATAActttgccagctagtgaccactctgcaaagCTACATGAGTCATCTTGATTCAATGTAGAGCGTAATCACTGTACATTTTGTGGGCATGGCATTGGAACTACGAAATATAATTTAATTTTGCTGTGATTATTTTACCACTTTCTGGGTGGAGTTATAGGATTTATTATTTTCGAACAATGTTAATATTGCCAATTTCACATACAATGACATCAAATTTCGGGTTTATTCCAAGATGATAATGAATTCAATTTCCTGGTCAATAATTTAATTGTATTATTGAAATTCTTTATACACAAATGCAGATTAATGAAGGCTACTATTCCTCCTCATTTATTTTTTGAAGGAGAGCTTTATCTTTTTGTTGCAATCATTAAGAGTTAAAAATAAACTAAAACTCACTACTACATTTGAAACAAAGGATACGCATAAATTACTGTATATAAGACCTCTGTTTGTAAaagttagtttttctttaaactTGTGTGCTTGGTTGTGTATAATTCAACTTCGGTATGTTTGTACAATAGAAAAGTattttatataaaataaaataaatctcaatAAATGCCAGTCTGCCATTCTGTGTGGGATGATAGATACATTGTAGCAGACAGCAGCATTTGTAcattgcaaccccccccccccccctaatgtgTCA is part of the Salvelinus fontinalis isolate EN_2023a chromosome 39, ASM2944872v1, whole genome shotgun sequence genome and harbors:
- the LOC129838638 gene encoding solute carrier family 35 member E3, with protein sequence MANRLSDLFSNSRLVIGLLANLLSSICIVFINKWIYVHYGFPNMTLTLIHFVVTWLGLWVCQKMDIFAPKSLQPTKIIWLALSFCGFVAFTNLSLQNNTIGTYQLAKVMTTPVIIVIQTMYYKKTFSTKIKLTLVPITLGVILNSYYDVRFNLLGMVFATLGVFVTSLYQVWVGVKQHELQVNSMQLLYYQAPMSSAFLLSLVPFFEPLSGEGGIFGPWSFPALAMVMLSGLIAFLVNLSIYWIIGNTSAVTYNMFGHFKFCITLLGGYVLFQDPLSLNQGLGILCTLTGILSYTHFKLAEQEEGKSKLVQRP